The following coding sequences are from one Diospyros lotus cultivar Yz01 chromosome 7, ASM1463336v1, whole genome shotgun sequence window:
- the LOC127805952 gene encoding probable phospholipase A2 homolog 1 yields the protein MASGTCFSGGARVSVAAATFASVVFFFLVDIAQSANDSQARCSRTCVAENCNSLGIRYGKYCGVGWTGCPGEKPCDDLDACCKIHDECVEKKGLVSVKCHEKFKTCIKKVQKSGKVGFSRYCPYETAVPTMVQGMDMAIMLSQLGSSKLEL from the exons ATGGCGTCCGGCACGTGCTTCTCTGGCGGGGCACGTGTATCCGTCGCGGCAGCGACATTTGCAagcgtcgtcttcttcttcctcgttgaTATCGCTCAATCCGCAAATGATTCCCAG GCCAGATGCAGCAGAACATGCGTTGCTGAGAACTGCAATT CTCTTGGGATAAGGTATGGAAAATACTGCGGAGTTGGTTGGACGGGTTGCCCCGGCGAGAAGCCCTGCGATGATCTCGACGCTTGTTGCAAGATTCACGATGAGTGCGTTGAGAAAAAAG GTTTGGTAAGTGTGAAGTGCCATGAGAAGTTCAAGACCTGCATAAAGAAAGTGCAGAAATCTGGGAAGGTTGGATTTTCTAGATATTGTCCATATGAAACGGCTGTGCCTACAATGGTACAGGGCATGGATATGGCGATCATGCTGAGTCAGTTGGGTAGCTCAAAGCTAGAACTCTGa